In one Bradyrhizobium cosmicum genomic region, the following are encoded:
- a CDS encoding cytochrome c, producing the protein MSQAFGSLATACFLLGIVMPSFAADAVNGKDIATRWCASCHVVERGQTSATDQAPPFASIGKAPEFDQNKLAFLLLMPHPNMPSLSLNRAEIADLADYIRSLR; encoded by the coding sequence ATGTCGCAAGCATTCGGATCGTTGGCCACTGCATGTTTCCTGCTCGGCATTGTCATGCCCTCTTTCGCGGCCGACGCCGTCAACGGCAAGGACATCGCCACGCGCTGGTGCGCAAGCTGCCATGTGGTGGAGCGCGGTCAGACGAGCGCTACCGATCAGGCTCCGCCCTTCGCGTCCATCGGGAAGGCGCCCGAATTCGACCAGAACAAGCTCGCTTTCCTGCTCCTCATGCCGCACCCGAACATGCCGAGCCTGTCGCTGAACCGGGCGGAAATCGCGGACTTGGCCGACTACATCCGGTCACTGAGATGA
- a CDS encoding c-type cytochrome, with protein MRIAIAGVGLAISVQTFPVSAQTPGQPPDTMEARVEACSPCHGKQGEGTSDVYFPRLAGKPAGYLYNQLLAFKNGRRKYPPMNYLLEYLGDPYLLDMAEYFAEQRPPLPAPAASDASKEVLQHGQALVSRGDPVRQIPACGSCHGPGLTGMEPGIPGLLGLRPNYVSAQLGAWRYGTRTAKAPDCMQQVAARLTEADVTAVAAYLATRPAPIVIAPAPKGAYVLPFACGSEPD; from the coding sequence ATGCGAATTGCGATTGCAGGGGTGGGGCTGGCGATCTCGGTCCAGACTTTTCCCGTTTCGGCTCAGACACCTGGCCAGCCGCCCGATACCATGGAGGCGCGCGTCGAAGCGTGCTCCCCTTGCCATGGCAAACAGGGCGAAGGCACCAGCGATGTTTACTTTCCCCGCCTAGCGGGCAAGCCCGCCGGCTATCTTTACAACCAGCTTCTCGCGTTCAAGAACGGCCGGCGGAAGTACCCGCCGATGAACTATCTGCTCGAATATCTCGGCGATCCCTACCTGCTGGACATGGCCGAATACTTCGCCGAGCAGCGTCCGCCGCTTCCCGCGCCGGCAGCGAGCGACGCCAGCAAGGAGGTCCTGCAGCACGGCCAGGCTTTGGTCTCGCGTGGCGACCCGGTGCGGCAAATTCCGGCTTGCGGCAGTTGTCACGGGCCAGGCCTCACGGGCATGGAGCCCGGCATCCCCGGTCTCCTCGGACTGCGCCCGAACTACGTCAGCGCGCAGTTGGGCGCTTGGCGCTACGGCACGCGGACGGCGAAGGCTCCGGATTGCATGCAGCAGGTCGCGGCACGACTGACGGAGGCGGACGTCACCGCGGTGGCGGCCTACCTCGCGACCCGGCCCGCTCCGATTGTCATCGCTCCCGCTCCCAAGGGCGCCTACGTTCTGCCCTTCGCGTGCGGAAGCGAACCGGATTGA
- a CDS encoding c-type cytochrome, which yields MLSRARILGLLFSLVAGCAYGQQQSSPGDIVKRGEYLARAGDCIACHTAPEGRIFAGGRPMPTPFGTLYSSNITPDRETGIGKWTTEDFYKAMHTGRFPDGGLMYPAMPFASYTKVTQADSAAIFAYLKSIPPVNQKNREHDLRFPYSNRQLILGWRTLFFSEGEYKPDPSKSAEWNRGAYLVEGLGHCGMCHSPINALGGTSQSDAFKGGLIPMQNWYAPSLTSNREAGLGDWSIKDITDLLKTGVSARGVVYGPMAEVVHNSLQYLTDEDTKAMAIYLKSIAEPTSRTPASSPVLPTSESSLLISLGKTVYDARCANCHGAQGEGKPPHWPPLANNQSIEMESAVNAIRMVLNGGYPPGTEGNPRPYGMPPFAGLLSDNEVAAVVSYIRTAWGNRGAPVSARDADELRSAPLN from the coding sequence ATGCTCTCACGCGCACGAATCCTTGGTCTTCTGTTCTCGTTGGTGGCGGGTTGTGCCTACGGGCAGCAGCAGAGCTCCCCCGGTGACATCGTCAAACGCGGCGAGTATCTCGCCCGCGCCGGCGACTGCATCGCCTGCCACACGGCCCCTGAGGGTCGCATCTTCGCCGGAGGGCGCCCGATGCCGACGCCGTTCGGCACGCTCTACTCGTCCAACATCACGCCCGATCGCGAGACCGGTATCGGCAAGTGGACCACCGAGGATTTCTACAAGGCCATGCACACGGGCCGTTTTCCGGACGGCGGCTTGATGTACCCGGCGATGCCGTTCGCCTCCTACACCAAGGTGACCCAGGCCGACAGCGCCGCGATCTTCGCCTATCTGAAGTCGATCCCGCCGGTGAACCAGAAGAACCGGGAGCACGACCTCCGATTCCCCTACTCCAACCGTCAATTGATCCTCGGGTGGCGCACGCTGTTCTTCAGCGAGGGCGAGTACAAGCCGGATCCTTCAAAGTCCGCCGAATGGAATCGCGGCGCCTATCTGGTCGAAGGGCTTGGCCATTGCGGCATGTGCCACTCCCCGATCAACGCGCTCGGCGGCACATCCCAATCTGATGCCTTCAAGGGCGGCCTCATTCCGATGCAAAACTGGTACGCGCCTTCGCTCACCTCGAACCGCGAGGCCGGCCTCGGCGATTGGAGCATCAAGGACATCACCGACCTCCTGAAGACCGGCGTGTCGGCCCGCGGTGTCGTCTACGGCCCGATGGCCGAAGTCGTGCACAACAGCCTGCAGTACCTGACCGACGAAGACACCAAGGCCATGGCGATCTATCTGAAGAGCATCGCCGAGCCGACGTCGCGCACGCCGGCGAGCTCGCCGGTCCTGCCGACGAGCGAGAGCAGTCTTCTGATCAGCCTCGGCAAGACCGTCTACGACGCCCGTTGCGCGAACTGTCACGGCGCTCAAGGCGAGGGCAAGCCGCCACACTGGCCCCCTCTCGCCAACAACCAGTCGATCGAGATGGAGTCCGCCGTCAATGCGATCCGGATGGTGCTGAATGGCGGCTACCCGCCGGGCACGGAAGGAAATCCTCGTCCCTACGGGATGCCGCCCTTCGCAGGCCTTCTGTCCGACAATGAGGTCGCCGCCGTGGTCTCCTACATCCGCACCGCATGGGGCAATCGCGGCGCGCCGGTCAGCGCCCGCGACGCCGACGAGCTCCGCTCCGCCCCGCTGAACTGA
- a CDS encoding cytochrome C oxidase subunit II: MTVQDGNHGAEVAARTERRWATVSVIVIVVLAVLAAFAGIHQVTMPQPRVETIDPTRLHLSGEFVESNLGSVLEPNGAVTVRAIGQQYSFTPACILVPAQTPITLRATSADVVHGILVQGTNVNTMLVPGYVSEQLMRFEKLGDHLMPCQEFCSFGHEGMWGKVKVIDKEEFAAKAKSGGRLSCVGE, translated from the coding sequence ATGACCGTCCAGGACGGCAACCACGGCGCCGAGGTCGCCGCGCGCACGGAGCGGCGCTGGGCGACCGTCTCGGTGATCGTCATCGTGGTGCTCGCCGTGCTGGCCGCGTTCGCCGGCATCCACCAGGTCACCATGCCGCAGCCGCGCGTCGAGACCATCGATCCGACGCGGCTGCACCTCTCGGGCGAGTTCGTCGAATCCAATCTCGGCAGCGTGCTGGAGCCGAACGGCGCGGTGACGGTCCGTGCCATCGGCCAGCAGTATTCCTTTACGCCGGCCTGCATCCTGGTGCCGGCCCAAACGCCGATCACGCTGCGCGCCACCAGCGCCGACGTGGTCCACGGGATCCTCGTCCAGGGCACCAACGTCAACACCATGCTGGTGCCAGGCTACGTCTCCGAGCAATTGATGCGCTTCGAGAAACTCGGCGACCATCTGATGCCGTGCCAGGAATTCTGCAGCTTCGGCCATGAAGGCATGTGGGGCAAGGTCAAGGTGATCGACAAAGAGGAGTTCGCCGCCAAGGCGAAGAGCGGCGGGAGGCTGAGCTGTGTTGGTGAATAG
- a CDS encoding b(o/a)3-type cytochrome-c oxidase subunit 1, whose product MLVNRKLVLAHFWVAFAVFGLALFLGAWQMFVRSPLYTWISNPEWYYRSLTAHGTVMGYVFPTLVAMGFGYAISESALKQPLVGVRWAWAGFWLIVAGSVMAMVPVALGRASVLYTFYPPLIGSAFYYIGVVLVVVGSWIWVALMSINLRVWRREHPGEPVPLAMFANVAGSYLWAWTAVGAALELLLQIIPVALGWRTTIDAGLARVFFSWTLHAIVYFWLMPTYIAYYTIVPRAIGGRLYSDTMGRIAFILFLVVAMPIGIHHTFADPQVGAGFKFIHSAFTALVALPTLLTVFTICASVEIAARLRGGRGAFGWIMALPWDNPIMLAVTFSFVLLGFGGAGGLINMSYQLDATIHNTQWITGHFHLIFGGAIVIMYFAIAYDLWPHLTGRALPGLKLVRAQLWLWFVGMIVTTFPWHWVGILGMPRRMAYYDYSDPAISPQAFSVTLSAIGAFVLLISGLLFLYILATAHRQPAADAGAYRFSAPVHPVRTVPLALNSYAIWVALMIGLTVTNYAYPILTLAVRSDNSVPAVYVGAQ is encoded by the coding sequence GTGTTGGTGAATAGAAAGCTCGTCCTCGCGCATTTCTGGGTGGCGTTCGCCGTGTTCGGGCTCGCACTCTTCCTCGGCGCTTGGCAGATGTTCGTGCGCAGCCCGCTGTACACATGGATCAGCAATCCGGAATGGTACTACCGCTCGCTGACCGCGCACGGCACGGTGATGGGCTACGTCTTCCCGACGCTAGTCGCCATGGGCTTCGGCTACGCGATCTCGGAGTCGGCACTGAAGCAGCCTCTCGTCGGCGTGCGCTGGGCCTGGGCGGGATTCTGGCTGATCGTGGCGGGTAGCGTCATGGCGATGGTGCCGGTCGCGCTAGGCCGCGCTTCGGTGCTCTACACCTTCTACCCGCCGCTGATCGGCAGCGCGTTCTATTACATCGGCGTCGTGCTGGTCGTGGTCGGCTCCTGGATTTGGGTCGCGCTGATGTCCATCAACCTGCGGGTATGGCGGCGCGAACACCCCGGAGAGCCCGTTCCGCTCGCGATGTTCGCCAACGTCGCCGGCTCCTACCTCTGGGCCTGGACCGCCGTCGGTGCCGCGCTCGAACTCCTGCTGCAGATCATTCCGGTCGCGCTCGGCTGGAGGACCACCATCGACGCGGGACTCGCGCGCGTGTTCTTCTCCTGGACCCTGCACGCCATTGTCTATTTCTGGCTGATGCCGACCTACATCGCCTACTACACCATCGTGCCGCGCGCGATCGGCGGCCGGCTCTATAGCGACACGATGGGGCGGATCGCGTTCATCCTGTTCCTGGTCGTCGCGATGCCGATCGGCATCCACCACACCTTCGCCGATCCGCAGGTCGGCGCGGGCTTCAAGTTCATCCACTCCGCCTTCACCGCACTCGTCGCGCTCCCGACCCTGCTCACCGTGTTCACGATCTGCGCGTCGGTAGAGATCGCGGCGCGCCTGCGCGGCGGCCGCGGCGCCTTCGGCTGGATCATGGCGCTGCCGTGGGACAATCCCATCATGCTGGCGGTCACCTTCTCGTTCGTCCTGCTCGGCTTCGGCGGCGCCGGCGGGCTCATCAACATGAGCTATCAGCTCGACGCCACGATCCACAACACGCAGTGGATCACCGGCCACTTCCACCTGATCTTCGGCGGCGCCATCGTGATCATGTACTTCGCCATCGCCTACGACCTTTGGCCCCATCTGACCGGGCGAGCACTGCCCGGTCTGAAGCTCGTGCGCGCCCAGCTGTGGCTTTGGTTCGTCGGCATGATCGTCACGACCTTCCCGTGGCACTGGGTGGGCATCCTCGGCATGCCGCGCCGCATGGCCTACTACGACTATTCCGACCCGGCCATCTCGCCGCAGGCGTTCTCGGTCACGCTGTCGGCGATCGGCGCGTTCGTCCTGCTGATCTCGGGCCTGCTGTTCCTGTACATCCTCGCGACCGCGCATCGCCAGCCGGCCGCGGATGCCGGCGCATACCGCTTCAGCGCGCCCGTTCACCCTGTCCGCACGGTGCCGCTCGCGCTGAACAGCTACGCGATCTGGGTGGCGCTGATGATCGGACTGACGGTCACGAACTACGCCTACCCCATACTGACGCTGGCAGTCCGATCCGACAACTCGGTGCCGGCCGTCTACGTGGGAGCGCAATGA
- a CDS encoding c-type cytochrome: MSARELFTFRNPYFSAGVGIAAGLFLLTAIGGFIVLPYAQKELKFAGLWDAICSAAGLPQRSAAVPTAKVGPRLSEAVLTPTMLARPGQESIGRGATLAQRCAICHGPTGISRADSPNLAGQYASVIYKELLDFRSGGRSNAVMSPFAVDLKDQDMADLAAYYAYLPRLPAYHPTPQLPRPRIVIYGAPIRGIAPCGSCHGSLDNKTGSPWLEGQSEAYLKAQLQAFASGQRTNDISQQMRNIARAMTPQEIEEAAAYYASQPVEIVKATD; encoded by the coding sequence ATGAGCGCCCGCGAACTGTTCACGTTCCGGAATCCGTACTTTTCCGCTGGGGTCGGCATCGCTGCGGGGCTGTTCCTGCTTACGGCCATCGGTGGCTTCATCGTGCTGCCTTACGCGCAAAAGGAGCTCAAATTCGCCGGGCTGTGGGACGCGATCTGCAGCGCGGCGGGCCTGCCCCAGCGCTCCGCCGCCGTTCCGACCGCCAAGGTGGGACCGCGCCTGTCCGAGGCGGTCCTGACACCGACGATGCTGGCCAGGCCCGGCCAGGAATCGATCGGCCGCGGCGCGACCCTCGCGCAACGCTGCGCGATCTGCCACGGCCCGACCGGGATCAGCCGCGCGGACTCGCCTAACCTGGCCGGCCAGTACGCGAGCGTGATCTACAAGGAACTGCTCGACTTCCGTTCTGGCGGCCGCAGCAATGCCGTGATGTCGCCGTTCGCCGTCGACCTGAAGGACCAGGATATGGCGGATCTCGCCGCCTACTACGCCTATCTGCCGCGGCTGCCGGCGTACCACCCGACCCCGCAGCTGCCGAGACCGCGCATCGTGATCTACGGGGCCCCGATCCGCGGCATCGCGCCCTGCGGCTCCTGCCACGGCAGCCTCGACAACAAGACCGGCAGTCCGTGGCTCGAAGGGCAGTCAGAGGCCTATCTGAAGGCGCAGCTTCAGGCCTTCGCGTCCGGCCAGCGCACGAACGACATCAGTCAGCAGATGCGCAACATCGCCCGCGCGATGACGCCGCAGGAGATCGAGGAGGCGGCGGCCTACTATGCCTCGCAGCCAGTCGAGATCGTGAAGGCGACGGACTGA